One genomic window of Quercus lobata isolate SW786 chromosome 9, ValleyOak3.0 Primary Assembly, whole genome shotgun sequence includes the following:
- the LOC115960807 gene encoding derlin-1-like, with the protein MSTPAEYYRSLPPVSKFYGVACLMATSALYLDLYNPYNIALFYGLALKRFQAWRLITNFFFLGPFSFSFAFRLLMIARYGVSLERGPFDKRTADYVWMFVFGALSLLVMAAVPYLWSPFLGGSLVFMLVYVWSREFPNARISIYGLVSLKGFYLPWAMLALSLILGNSLKTDILGMVAGHLYYFLTVLHPLAGGKFILKTPLWVHKLVAFWGKGTQMNTPVQRDPSAGVAFRGRSYRLNRNGPSPTEQAETDSPAQAQQPNQGDGVAFRGRSHRLNGR; encoded by the exons ATGTCTACACCAGCGGA ATACTATCGATCTCTCCCACCTGTAAGCAAGTTCTATGGAGTGGCATGCTTGATGGCCACATCTGCTCTCTATCTGGATCTTTATAATCCTTACAATATAGCATTATTTTATGGCCTTGCACTAAAACGTTTTCAG GCTTGGAGGCTTATTacgaatttcttctttcttgggccattttcattttcctttgcCTTTCGTCTGTTAATGAT AGCAAGATATGGTGTTTCACTCGAGAGAGGACCCTTTGACAAGAGAACAGCAGACTATGTATGGATGTTTGTCTTTGGAGCCCTATCACTTCTT GTGATGGCTGCTGTTCCATATCTATGGTCTCCATTCTTGGGAGGTTCCTTAGTATTTATGCTTGTCTATGTTTGGAGCCGTGAGTTCCCAAATGCACGAATAAGCATTTATGGTCTTGTGTCATTGAAG GGATTCTATCTTCCTTGGGCAATGCTAGCACTCAGTTTGATACTCGGAAATTCTTTGAAGACAGACATTCTAGGGATGGTTGCAGGACATTTATATTACTTCCTAACAGTGCTTCATCCTCTTGCTGGGGGGAAATTCATCTTGAAGACCCCTCTTTGGGT TCACAAATTAGTTGCATTTTGGGGTAAGGGAACACAAATGAATACCCCAGTGCAGCGTGATCCATCTGCCGGAGTTGCATTCCGAGGAAGAAGCTACCGTCTCAACAGAAATGGACCAAGCCCTACAGAGCAAGCAGAGACAGATAGTCCTGCACAGGCACAGCAGCCCAACCAGGGTGATGGAGTTGCTTTCCGAGGCAGAAGCCATCGTCTTAACGGCCGTTAG